The Miscanthus floridulus cultivar M001 chromosome 17, ASM1932011v1, whole genome shotgun sequence genome has a window encoding:
- the LOC136516382 gene encoding uncharacterized protein, with amino-acid sequence MAVEDRDQRLKGYQAHLDDLHSQAGVFPMHSRTSEFTITTGTRMSESLFHPLGVTQRHALIPDREDTRLCSVTKDVSSFELILEFQAYEDGCESGVHYDESKHDKMRVVKEFLIEGPEFIKYVRLGLLREEATENELFLFHLHEDFHVVYMKDGEFYFLATEEDMRSKYPDIMWIGLDENFNIGNSSK; translated from the exons ATGGCTGTTGAGGATCGAGATCAACGTCTGAAGGGTTACCAGGCTCATTTAGATGATTTGCACAGCCAAGCTGGAGTGTTCCCGATGCACAGCAG GACCAGCGAATTCACCATCACCACTGGAACAAGAATGTCGGAGTCCTTGTTCCATCCATTGGGTGTTACCCAGCGACATGCACTTATTCCTGATCGTGAG GACACTCGTCTATGCAGTGTAACCAAAGATGTGTCTTCTTTTGAGTTGATTCTGGAATTCCAAGCATATGAGGATGGCTGTGAATCTGGGGTGCACTATGATGAATCGAAGCATGATAAGATGCGTGTGGTCAAAGAATTTCTCATTGAGGGTCCAGAGTTCATTAAATATGT AAGGTTGGGTCTCTTGCGCGAGGAAGCCACTGAAAATGAATTGTTCCTCTTCCATCTACACGAGGATTTCCATGTTGTCTACATG aaagatggagaattcTATTTCTTGGCTACTGAGGAAGATATGCGGTCTAAATATCCTGATATCATGTGGATAGGCTTAGATGAGAACTTCAATATTGGAAAT TCCAGTAAATGA
- the LOC136515290 gene encoding protein IQ-DOMAIN 2-like, with the protein MGKKGKWFGAVKKVFSPESKEKKEEVMLHAPPPPVVHQAEEVRIPEAEQEQSKHVTVEEAPAAPAQASVLPPGVPTEELAAIKIQTAFRGYLVM; encoded by the exons ATGGGGAAGAAGGGCAAGTGGTTCGGCGCCGTCAAGAAGGTCTTCAGCCCTGAATCCAAGGAAAAGAAGGAGGAGGTGATGCTCCACG ctcctcctcctccagttGTTCACCAGGCCGAGGAGGTCAGGATCCCTGAAGCCGAGCAGGAGCAGAGCAAGCATGTCACCGTGGAGGAGGCCCCTGCTGCCCCAGCACAGGCGTCGGTGCTGCCACCTGGTGTGCCAACCGAAGAGCTCGCTGCAATCAAGATCCAGACCGCCTTCCGAGGTTACCTGGTAATGTGA